The Apium graveolens cultivar Ventura chromosome 11, ASM990537v1, whole genome shotgun sequence genome has a window encoding:
- the LOC141697088 gene encoding polyphenol oxidase I, chloroplastic-like → MASFALPTTVAHLSKTTQLSSAASFSSPTTTTSQLFLNQKCNHLKKSLSCRAAKDSSDQEAASNNTGDGKFDRRDILLGLGGLYGTTAVSGAAFAAPVDVTKCGEATTLPGNVTKIDCCPPPNPNIIDFAFPSRSQPLRIRPAAHMLDAKYIAKFNKAMQLMRDLPKDDPHSFAQQAAIHCAYCDSSYQMVGFPNKKIDVHFSWLFFPFHRWYLYFYEKILGKLIDDPTFGLPFWNWDSPDGAAIPAIFADPKSPLYDNLRDALHQPPLKADLNYSKKVPSPTDLNELIKSNNTVMYNQMVSSSKTAELFFGKPYRAGDDQIKGQGSIENIPHTQIHIWTGDPNQPNGEDMGRFYSAGRDPIFYSHHSNVDRMWNIWKTLPGKNRKDITDTDYLDSAFLFYDENKQLVRVKVRDCLDTKKMGYIYQDVPLPWLRSRPVRKTKKPKKGGRGSANAAEAPTPILDASALPKVLDGILKVNVPRPKKSRTQEEKEDEEEILEIDGIEYDGDEYIKFDVYINDEDEVDSGPQNAEFAGAFSNVPFKVSKKVKTSLSLGITELLEDLGADDDEGLVVALVPRTGKGKVTIGSVKIRFSS, encoded by the coding sequence ATGGCTTCATTTGCATTGCCTACCACAGTTGCCCATTTGTCAAAAACCACTCAACTCTCATCTGCCGCCTCATTCTCCTCCCCTACCACCACTACCTCCCAGCTTTTCTTAAACCAAAAATGTAACCATCTCAAAAAATCTCTGTCTTGCCGAGCCGCCAAAGACTCTTCTGACCAAGAAGCTGCCTCCAATAATACTGGAGACGGAAAATTTGATCGAAGAGATATTCTTCTTGGTCTAGGAGGCCTCTATGGTACCACCGCGGTTAGCGGTGCAGCATTTGCTGCACCGGTTGATGTTACCAAGTGCGGGGAGGCAACCACACTCCCAGGCAATGTAACCAAAATAGACTGTTGCCCTCCTCCCAACCCGAACATCATTGACTTTGCATTTCCATCAAGATCTCAGCCTTTGCGTATTAGGCCCGCGGCACATATGCTTGATGCTAAGTATATTGCAAAGTTTAACAAAGCCATGCAACTGATGAGAGATCTTCCTAAAGATGATCCTCATAGCTTTGCTCAGCAGGCTGCTATACATTGTGCTTACTGTGACTCCTCGTATCAGATGGTTGGCTTTCCTAACAAGAAAATCGATGTTCATTTCTCGTGGCTATTCTTTCCGTTTCACAGGTGGTACTTGTACTTTTACGAGAAGATTTTGGGGAAACTGATTGATGATCCTACTTTTGGTTTGCCATTCTGGAACTGGGACTCTCCTGATGGAGCAGCAATCCCAGCCATTTTTGCTGACCCGAAGTCTCCACTATACGATAATTTACGAGATGCACTTCACCAGCCACCACTCAAGGCTGATCTCAATTATAGCAAGAAGGTTCCTAGTCCTACGGatttaaatgaattgattaaaagCAATAACACTGTTATGTACAACCAGATGGTTTCTTCTTCCAAGACTGCTGAGCTTTTCTTTGGCAAACCATACCGCGCTGGTGATGATCAAATCAAAGGTCAAGGCTCCATTGAGAACATCCCTCATACTCAGATACATATCTGGACTGGTGATCCTAATCAGCCTAATGGAGAGGACATGGGGCGGTTCTATTCCGCGGGTCGGGACCCCATCTTCTATTCCCATCATTCGAATGTGGATAGGATGTGGAACATATGGAAGACGCTCCCTGGAAAAAACCGTAAGGATATTACAGATACTGATTATTTGGACTCTGCTTTTCTTTTCTATGATGAGAACAAGCAGTTGGTTCGAGTTAAAGTCAGGGACTGTCTTGATACTAAAAAGATGGGATATATTTACCAAGATGTTCCACTTCCATGGCTCAGATCCCGTCCTGTCCGAAAGACTAAAAAGCCTAAGAAAGGAGGCCGCGGATCTGCCAATGCTGCTGAAGCACCAACACCTATATTAGACGCTAGTGCATTGCCTAAAGTTCTGGATGGAATCCTGAAAGTTAACGTTCCCAGGCCCAAAAAGTCGAGGACTCAAGAGGAGAAGGAAGACGAGGAGGAGATACTGGAGATAGACGGGATTGAATATGATGGAGATGAGTATATTAAATTTGATGTCTACATCAACGACGAAGATGAAGTAGACAGTGGACCTCAAAATGCTGAGTTCGCAGGGGCCTTCTCCAATGTGCCATTTAAAGTAAGCAAAAAAGTGAAAACCAGCTTGAGTTTGGGAATAACCGAGCTTCTCGAGGACTTGGGAGCTGATGATGATGAAGGCCTGGTGGTGGCCTTGGTTCCGAGAACTGGGAAAGGGAAAGTCACCATTGGCAGTGTCAAGATTCGGTTCTCTTCTTAA